The stretch of DNA AGTGGCGTCAATCCGAGGGGCATTACTTGGGGGCTACGCTAATGTACTAATTACTGACTCACAAACCGCCGCTGCCCTGCTGGATTAGAATTTAAGTCACTATAGCTAACACTCAGACAACAAAAAAAGGATCTAGCTTAACACCCCACAATCGGGCAGTTAAGCTAGATCCTTTTAATTTTAACTAACCTTCACCAACCACTACTTCAACTTGTCCCCGTTTCGGCACAAAGTTAATGTCGTAGATTGGTTCACGTAAGACTTTTTCGTACTCATCCAGTACGTCTGACGGCAATGGTGTATGCGTCGATAACGCCAGCAGGAGATCATCCACTGAATAAATCTCTGCCATATTCACGAATAGCCGCATGTTGCTGACAACATCATTGAGCAGCTCTGTTAAAACTGCATTGGGCTTGCCGTTGCCATCCGTGACAACGACTTGATTACTGTCGATTTCCTGATGATCTATCTTAGTTAACTTAACAATATCAAACACATTCAACAAGTTCTTCGCCCTCCGTCATCTTTAACCGTTTTTAACACGAGTCATTAGTTTGCTAATAGTTTACCACAATCTCAAACCCTTGCGGCAATCAACTGCTCACTTTGCTTCAGCACTATGATACCGATCCCAAATCTTGGTTTGGACTTTCGGCATCGGTAATTGGCTTAACGCTTCCTCGTTGACACTTTTACCGGCAAAGAAGGCTAAATCAGCTGGTGCAACTTGGCCTGATAATAACTGAATCGTCCACTTTTGATGCGTGAAGGTATGCGTCACCGGTCGAACAGCCAGTGGTTCAGCGGTCAAAGTAAGCTGATACTCTCGCTTGAAATACGCAATCACTGCTGTGACTAATTCAGCTGAGGGAACAGTTTCAGTTGGCAAGTCTAAGTCCGCCAATTTAATCAATGGCACCGTCCATAAATTGGCCAACATGCCCTGACTACCACGTTGCGTCATCAACCAATCAGGCCCCATTTTCGTAACTACCGCAACATAATCAATCGGTTGTGGCCGTGGTTTCTTTGTTCGGACCGGATAATCTAACTCCTTGCCATCCAAATAAGCCTGATTAAACACTTTAACCGGTGAATGTTCGGTATCCGGTTGTCGGGCTGTCATATAGCTCGCCCCTAAATCCATAATGGCTTGATTAAAATCCCCCGGTCGATCATGTGGCATAATTCTGCTGATTACCCGTTCAAAAAGTTGCCGCGTACCGGGTTTGGTGATGTCGGCATCAATTTCTAACAAGCGA from Lactiplantibacillus brownii encodes:
- the mutY gene encoding A/G-specific adenine glycosylase; its protein translation is MIEWSPTTIKAFQTTLLTWYDTAGRDLPWRRDQEPYHVWVSEIMLQQTQVQTVIPYYERFMAWFPTVTALAEAPEERLLKAWEGLGYYSRVRNMQRCARQLLADYEGQWPQTAAALTELIGIGPYTAGAIASIAFNEPVPAVDGNAYRVFSRLLEIDADITKPGTRQLFERVISRIMPHDRPGDFNQAIMDLGASYMTARQPDTEHSPVKVFNQAYLDGKELDYPVRTKKPRPQPIDYVAVVTKMGPDWLMTQRGSQGMLANLWTVPLIKLADLDLPTETVPSAELVTAVIAYFKREYQLTLTAEPLAVRPVTHTFTHQKWTIQLLSGQVAPADLAFFAGKSVNEEALSQLPMPKVQTKIWDRYHSAEAK